One region of Gemmatimonas sp. UBA7669 genomic DNA includes:
- a CDS encoding sodium:solute symporter family protein has translation MNISWIDWVIVAASILVCFVPALFLAKRSGSSTSEFFASGRSVPWWLAGLSMVATTFSSDTPNWVTEQVRRYGVAGNWQWWAFVLTGVATVFFFARLWRRSGVLTDLEFYELRYSGREASVVRGFRAVYLGLFFNCFIMGMVTLAACKIANILFGMPAWQTIIITGLLNVVFAAHSGLWGVLVIDMIQFFIKMTAVFAAAWFSLVEVARRLTGEASAWVGLKELVSRLSTQQVVQGAGDAQPVMSLSDGTGQPILDIMPNFGLSELALMIFILPIAISWWANWYPGAEPGGGSYIAQRMLASKSEKDSLGGTLFFNIAHYVLRPWPWIITALCSIIVYPDLASIQAAFPQADATLIGHDSAFPAMLKFLPVGFVGLMIGGLIAANSSTILTHLNWGSSYLVHDFYRRFIKTDATEAHYVNAGRLSTVLLYVVAALLSLTMSSAQQAFQVLLSIGAGTGLLYIARWFWWRVSAWCEIVAMVVSLLTSLLVPKLMPDAGFAITTIVQVGITTAAWLITAFVGPTTERATLVSFVQKVKPVGPGWAAIRAEAGVSDSEVAEENRIGLAFAGWVSGCLVIWSSLFAIGNFLYAPGDASRLNDAWLLTGVFVVSGVVLLQVTRKLWNQRTA, from the coding sequence ATGAACATCTCCTGGATCGACTGGGTCATTGTCGCTGCGTCCATCTTGGTCTGCTTCGTCCCCGCCCTCTTCCTGGCCAAGCGCTCGGGCTCCAGCACCTCGGAGTTCTTTGCCTCCGGCCGTTCGGTGCCGTGGTGGCTGGCCGGCCTCTCCATGGTGGCCACCACGTTCTCGTCTGACACCCCGAACTGGGTGACGGAGCAGGTGCGCCGCTACGGCGTGGCTGGCAACTGGCAGTGGTGGGCCTTTGTGCTCACGGGTGTGGCGACCGTGTTCTTCTTTGCTCGGCTCTGGCGCCGGTCGGGCGTGCTGACGGACCTCGAGTTTTATGAACTGCGCTACTCAGGCCGAGAGGCCAGTGTGGTGCGCGGGTTCCGCGCCGTGTACCTCGGCCTCTTCTTCAATTGCTTCATCATGGGCATGGTGACGCTGGCCGCCTGCAAGATCGCCAACATCCTCTTTGGCATGCCGGCGTGGCAGACGATCATCATCACCGGCCTGCTCAACGTGGTGTTTGCGGCGCACTCGGGTCTTTGGGGCGTGCTCGTCATCGACATGATTCAGTTCTTCATCAAGATGACGGCCGTGTTCGCGGCGGCGTGGTTCTCGCTGGTCGAAGTCGCACGTCGGCTGACAGGTGAAGCCAGTGCCTGGGTGGGCCTCAAGGAGCTGGTGTCGCGCCTGTCCACGCAGCAGGTGGTGCAGGGCGCCGGCGATGCGCAGCCGGTCATGTCGCTGTCCGACGGCACGGGCCAGCCCATCCTCGACATCATGCCCAATTTCGGACTCTCCGAGCTGGCGCTGATGATCTTCATTCTGCCCATCGCCATTTCGTGGTGGGCCAACTGGTATCCGGGCGCTGAGCCCGGCGGCGGCTCGTACATCGCGCAGCGCATGCTCGCCTCCAAGTCGGAAAAGGATTCGCTGGGCGGTACGTTGTTCTTCAACATCGCGCACTACGTGCTGCGGCCCTGGCCGTGGATCATCACGGCGCTCTGCTCCATCATCGTCTATCCCGATCTCGCGTCCATCCAGGCGGCCTTTCCGCAGGCCGACGCGACACTCATCGGCCATGACTCGGCCTTCCCGGCCATGCTCAAGTTTCTGCCGGTCGGCTTTGTGGGGCTCATGATCGGCGGACTCATTGCGGCCAACTCGTCCACCATTCTCACACACCTCAATTGGGGGTCGTCGTATCTGGTGCACGACTTCTATCGCCGCTTCATCAAGACCGACGCGACGGAAGCGCACTACGTGAACGCGGGCCGACTTTCGACGGTGCTGCTGTATGTGGTGGCCGCGCTGCTGAGTCTGACCATGAGTTCGGCGCAGCAGGCGTTTCAGGTGTTGCTGTCGATTGGTGCGGGTACGGGCCTGCTGTACATCGCGCGCTGGTTCTGGTGGCGCGTGTCGGCATGGTGCGAGATCGTGGCCATGGTGGTCTCGCTGCTGACCTCGCTGCTGGTGCCCAAGCTGATGCCAGATGCGGGCTTTGCGATTACGACCATCGTCCAGGTGGGCATCACGACGGCGGCCTGGCTGATCACGGCGTTTGTCGGCCCGACGACGGAGCGGGCAACGCTTGTGTCCTTCGTGCAGAAGGTGAAGCCGGTGGGTCCGGGCTGGGCAGCGATCCGTGCCGAGGCTGGTGTGAGTGACAGCGAAGTAGCCGAGGAGAACCGCATTGGGCTGGCGTTTGCCGGTTGGGTGTCGGGCTGTCTGGTGATCTGGAGCTCGCTGTTTGCGATCGGCAACTTCCTGTATGCGCCGGGTGATGCGTCGCGGTTGAACGATGCGTGGTTGCTGACGGGAGTGTTTGTCGTGAGTGGGGTGGTGTTGTTGCAGGTGACGCGGAAGTTGTGGAACCAACGGACGGCGTAA
- a CDS encoding PAS domain-containing protein, with translation MPLDTTTRMLAPFLDRLTDEELDAIPYGVVRLDKSGQVLSCNQAEADNAGLTGRPLGRHFFTEVYPSANVPEFHDRVMEGVQHGRLDATFGFTFSCDIMPRRVLVRAYYAGRTDSVWLFFAKPDGSPFDLSPAQTPSIRPTPSHGIDLRTTRVA, from the coding sequence ATGCCTCTCGACACCACAACGCGAATGCTGGCCCCCTTCCTCGATCGGCTCACCGACGAGGAGCTTGATGCCATTCCCTATGGCGTCGTCCGTCTCGACAAGTCTGGCCAGGTCCTGTCCTGCAATCAGGCCGAGGCCGACAATGCCGGCCTCACGGGCCGTCCGCTCGGGCGCCACTTCTTCACCGAGGTGTACCCCAGCGCCAATGTCCCCGAGTTTCACGACCGGGTCATGGAAGGCGTGCAGCACGGCCGACTCGACGCGACATTCGGCTTCACGTTCAGCTGCGACATCATGCCTCGTCGCGTGCTCGTGCGCGCCTACTATGCCGGGCGTACCGACAGCGTATGGCTGTTTTTCGCCAAGCCCGACGGGTCGCCCTTCGATCTCAGCCCTGCTCAGACCCCGAGCATCCGCCCGACGCCATCGCACGGCATCGATTTGCGGACGACGCGCGTCGCGTAG
- a CDS encoding NosD domain-containing protein: MTAGTMLAPMTPALAQPFPVVRPTAGMVITRSVRIAPGTYALRAKAHPDSALLTVRGQHIVVDLRGVTFVGQPADSAADAAVGTAIRVDGGSDITIRGLSARGYRWGVLATGVRNLVLERNDFSHSWKPRLFSSVEHESLVDWLSFHKNEADEWRRFGAGLHLRDIRGGRVQGNTVRQSMNGLLLSHSDSLDIRDNNFSYNSGLGIGLYRASWHVIVNNRLDYNVRGSSLGFYQRGQDSAALLLFEQCSHNVVAYNSMTHSGDGVFLWAGQHTMDTGQGGSNDNLFLMNDVSYAPTNGLEATFSRNQFIGNRVVGSTHGLWGGYSFGSRIVGNCFADNRIAVAIEHGQDNLIGGNRFAGDSTGIRLWADSIAPSDWGYPKFRDTRSRDWRIVENSFARVATPWRVANTQVTDSSRNVLRDTSTAPCDPSRIVPTTAWWRVPRIANAPARWPESVNAMRDRSAIVVDEWGPYDWQSPKLWPLDSTRGPTLRLRVLGPPGRWTLVGSRGVRVLSARAGRTGDTLRVTLHADSLHQWDVQLRYVGGATTSARGVKRAAGVPVRFGFGVDEPRQHWQARVMPFADSLNPPERADAMAQLTQASPGWSRDLARLDWLWSRPREAGIPASNFLMLAEGEVWLDAGVHTLRAISDDALRVWVNDSLVIDDWSPHESRPAYATWRVTGATAAGKPIRHRVRAAYVQRGGWVELRLDWMRGVVRPSPGSAGPH; the protein is encoded by the coding sequence ATGACTGCGGGCACCATGCTCGCGCCGATGACACCTGCGCTCGCTCAGCCGTTCCCCGTGGTCCGGCCAACCGCGGGCATGGTCATCACGCGCTCGGTGCGCATTGCGCCCGGCACCTATGCCCTGCGGGCCAAGGCCCATCCCGATTCGGCGCTCCTCACGGTACGTGGACAGCACATCGTGGTGGACTTGCGCGGTGTGACCTTTGTGGGACAGCCTGCCGACAGCGCAGCCGATGCCGCCGTGGGGACCGCCATCCGCGTCGACGGCGGCTCTGACATCACCATTCGTGGCCTCAGTGCGCGCGGCTACCGCTGGGGCGTGCTGGCCACCGGTGTGCGCAACCTTGTGCTCGAGCGGAATGATTTCAGTCATTCCTGGAAGCCGCGCCTGTTCAGTAGCGTGGAGCACGAGAGCCTTGTGGACTGGTTGTCGTTTCACAAGAACGAGGCCGACGAGTGGCGACGCTTTGGCGCCGGTCTGCACTTGCGGGACATTCGTGGTGGTCGGGTGCAGGGCAACACGGTACGGCAATCCATGAACGGTTTGCTGCTCAGTCACAGCGATTCGCTGGACATTCGCGACAACAACTTCTCGTACAATTCGGGACTGGGCATCGGTCTCTACCGGGCGAGCTGGCACGTCATCGTGAACAATCGCCTCGACTACAACGTGCGCGGCTCCTCGCTGGGGTTCTACCAGCGCGGACAGGACTCGGCGGCGCTGCTGCTGTTCGAGCAGTGCTCGCACAATGTGGTGGCGTACAACAGCATGACACACAGTGGTGATGGGGTGTTCCTCTGGGCCGGTCAGCACACCATGGACACGGGGCAGGGGGGCTCGAACGACAATCTGTTCCTGATGAACGACGTGTCGTACGCGCCGACCAACGGACTCGAAGCCACCTTCAGTCGCAATCAGTTCATCGGCAACCGCGTCGTCGGCAGCACGCACGGCCTCTGGGGTGGCTACAGCTTCGGGAGTCGCATCGTGGGCAACTGCTTTGCCGACAATCGTATTGCGGTGGCCATTGAACATGGACAGGACAATCTCATCGGCGGCAATCGCTTCGCGGGTGACAGCACGGGCATTCGCCTGTGGGCGGACAGCATTGCGCCGAGTGACTGGGGGTATCCGAAGTTTCGCGATACGCGGAGTCGCGATTGGCGTATCGTCGAGAACTCGTTTGCGCGTGTTGCCACGCCGTGGCGTGTGGCCAACACGCAGGTGACGGACAGCAGTCGCAATGTGCTGCGCGATACATCGACTGCACCCTGCGATCCCTCGCGCATCGTGCCCACGACGGCCTGGTGGCGCGTGCCACGCATTGCCAATGCGCCCGCGCGCTGGCCGGAGTCCGTCAACGCCATGCGCGATCGCAGTGCCATCGTGGTCGACGAGTGGGGCCCGTATGATTGGCAGTCGCCCAAGCTCTGGCCGTTGGACAGCACGCGCGGCCCCACGCTGCGCCTGCGGGTGTTGGGCCCTCCGGGTCGCTGGACGCTGGTGGGCAGCCGTGGTGTTCGTGTGCTCTCGGCGCGTGCGGGGCGTACGGGCGACACGCTGCGTGTCACGCTGCATGCCGACAGTCTGCATCAGTGGGACGTGCAACTGCGCTACGTGGGCGGAGCCACGACGAGTGCGCGGGGCGTCAAGCGCGCGGCGGGCGTACCGGTGCGTTTTGGCTTTGGAGTGGACGAGCCGCGTCAGCACTGGCAGGCGCGTGTCATGCCCTTTGCCGACAGTCTTAATCCGCCCGAGCGTGCTGACGCCATGGCGCAGTTGACGCAGGCGTCACCCGGATGGTCGCGTGACCTGGCGCGACTGGACTGGCTCTGGTCGCGCCCGCGTGAGGCGGGCATTCCTGCCAGCAACTTTCTGATGCTGGCCGAGGGTGAGGTGTGGCTCGATGCGGGTGTGCATACACTACGTGCCATCAGTGATGATGCGCTGCGCGTATGGGTCAACGACTCGCTGGTCATCGACGACTGGTCGCCGCACGAGTCGCGCCCGGCCTATGCGACGTGGCGTGTGACTGGAGCTACTGCTGCAGGAAAGCCAATACGCCACCGCGTCCGGGCGGCGTACGTGCAGCGTGGCGGCTGGGTGGAGCTGAGACTCGACTGGATGCGCGGCGTGGTGCGGCCCTCGCCGGGTTCGGCGGGGCCGCACTGA
- a CDS encoding methyltransferase family protein: protein MTAPTPSASGAPRVRDPGPDVKFPPPLLFTLPLLLAWGIDRLLHTPRLPDQSWLAVPGGLMALGGFALVLWGIRTFNRFRTAVYPNRAAKLVVDTGPFAFTRNPMYVGMTLFYLGVALLLRSWTALVLLPAVHVLLWRFVIRKEERHLLQKFPEAYAAYCARVPRWLWQGQ, encoded by the coding sequence ATGACTGCGCCCACACCCTCGGCTTCCGGGGCACCGCGTGTCCGCGACCCTGGACCTGATGTCAAGTTTCCCCCACCGCTGCTGTTCACCCTGCCGTTGCTGCTGGCATGGGGCATTGATCGGCTGTTGCACACGCCACGACTGCCCGACCAGTCTTGGCTGGCGGTGCCCGGCGGGCTGATGGCACTGGGTGGCTTTGCGCTCGTACTGTGGGGCATTCGCACCTTCAATCGATTTCGCACCGCGGTGTATCCCAATCGCGCCGCCAAGCTGGTGGTGGACACCGGGCCGTTTGCGTTTACGCGCAATCCCATGTATGTGGGCATGACACTGTTCTACCTTGGGGTGGCGTTGCTGCTCAGGTCGTGGACGGCGCTCGTGCTGCTGCCGGCTGTGCACGTTCTGCTCTGGCGCTTCGTGATCCGCAAGGAAGAGCGGCACCTCCTGCAGAAATTTCCAGAGGCCTACGCCGCCTACTGCGCGCGTGTGCCGCGCTGGTTGTGGCAGGGGCAATGA
- a CDS encoding alkaline phosphatase D family protein: MDRRLFVSDLAGYAALCAVVPNIWRVTSRPTFTEYPFALGVASGDPTPTGGVLWTRLAPRPFEPDGGMDGTRTTVDWEVADDEQFSKVVKRGRAVAAPELSFSVHVDVDGLAPDRWYFYRFTSGPAVSPVGRFRTTPADGATTPLAMAFASCQHWEQGYFTALDHLAKEEIDLAFHLGDYIYEYAGNRKAVRVHHGLEIRTIDDYRRRYAQYKSDPMLQRAHERCPWMVTWDDHEVDNNYAGLVGENRMESDEQMRNRRAAAYQAWWEHQPVRVPRVQSWADLTITRRVSWGQLANFWMLDTRQYRSDQACGDGTQAACDEWKDPSRTLLGTTQEQWLLNGLTTSARWQVLAQQIMMAPYDAAPGPEMRTSMDQWGGYPAARDRLLGEIAKRAPNRTVVLTGDIHTNWVNELHSDFARPDRPTVAAEFVATSISSGGDGADVPPARLSTMQGDNPHLKWFQNRRGYVRCRVDASTWTADYRSVPFVEKPGADVATASSWRVEHGKAGIVKTG, translated from the coding sequence ATGGACCGTCGCCTCTTCGTCTCCGATCTCGCGGGCTACGCCGCCCTCTGCGCCGTGGTGCCCAACATCTGGCGCGTCACGAGCCGCCCCACGTTCACCGAGTATCCCTTTGCGCTCGGCGTGGCCTCAGGTGACCCTACGCCTACTGGTGGCGTACTCTGGACGCGCCTCGCGCCCCGGCCCTTCGAGCCCGACGGTGGCATGGACGGTACCCGCACCACGGTGGACTGGGAAGTGGCCGACGACGAACAGTTCAGCAAGGTCGTGAAGCGCGGCCGCGCCGTGGCGGCCCCCGAGTTGTCCTTCAGCGTTCACGTGGACGTGGACGGACTCGCGCCCGATCGCTGGTACTTCTATCGCTTCACCAGCGGCCCCGCCGTGAGCCCCGTGGGCCGCTTCCGCACCACGCCGGCCGACGGCGCCACCACACCGCTGGCCATGGCCTTTGCCAGCTGCCAGCACTGGGAGCAGGGGTACTTCACCGCGCTCGATCATCTCGCGAAGGAAGAGATCGATCTCGCCTTTCACCTCGGCGACTACATCTACGAATACGCCGGCAATCGCAAGGCCGTGCGTGTACACCATGGTCTCGAAATTCGCACCATCGACGATTACCGGCGGCGATACGCGCAGTACAAGTCCGATCCCATGCTGCAGCGCGCGCACGAACGCTGCCCGTGGATGGTGACCTGGGACGATCACGAAGTGGACAACAATTATGCGGGTCTCGTGGGTGAGAATCGCATGGAGTCGGACGAGCAGATGCGCAACCGCCGGGCGGCCGCGTATCAGGCTTGGTGGGAGCATCAGCCGGTGCGCGTGCCGCGCGTGCAATCGTGGGCTGATCTCACGATCACGCGGCGCGTGAGCTGGGGGCAGCTCGCCAACTTCTGGATGCTCGATACCCGGCAGTATCGCAGTGATCAGGCCTGTGGTGACGGCACGCAGGCGGCCTGCGACGAGTGGAAGGATCCCTCGCGCACCCTGCTGGGCACGACGCAGGAGCAGTGGCTGTTGAATGGCCTCACGACCAGCGCACGCTGGCAGGTGCTGGCGCAGCAGATCATGATGGCACCGTACGATGCCGCGCCGGGTCCCGAGATGCGCACCAGCATGGACCAGTGGGGTGGCTATCCCGCCGCGCGTGACCGTCTGCTCGGCGAAATCGCGAAACGCGCGCCCAATCGCACCGTGGTACTGACCGGTGACATTCACACGAATTGGGTCAACGAGCTGCACAGCGACTTCGCGCGGCCCGACCGGCCCACGGTGGCCGCGGAGTTCGTGGCCACCAGCATTTCGTCGGGCGGCGACGGCGCCGACGTGCCACCGGCGCGGCTGTCCACCATGCAGGGTGACAACCCGCATCTCAAGTGGTTCCAGAATCGCCGCGGCTATGTGCGCTGCCGCGTGGACGCCAGCACCTGGACGGCCGACTACCGCAGCGTGCCCTTCGTGGAGAAGCCGGGCGCGGATGTGGCCACGGCCTCGTCGTGGCGCGTGGAGCACGGCAAGGCGGGCATCGTCAAGACAGGGTGA
- a CDS encoding cation:proton antiporter, which translates to MHAETGLLLTLAGAFGAAFLLGFLATKVKLPPLVGYLVAGILIGPQSPGFIADVSLAQQLAEIGVILLMFGVGLHFSPGDLKKVQRIVVPGAVLQMAMALTLGTGLALWWGWSPSASIVFGLCLFVASTVVVLRVLEDRGMLDSIDGRIAVGWLIVEDLGVVFALVLLPAVLGAMSGDGAGGSTMDLVQVIGLTVVKVVAFIVLMAMVGRRAVPWLLTHVARTGSRELFTLAVLAVSLGVAMGAAAVFGVSFALGAFVAGVVISESDLSYRAGADALPMQDAFAVLFFVSTGMLLDPQILVEQPGKLAATVGVIYLGNALWSAGLMILLRHPFGASLRLGAALGQIGEFSFIMAGLGVSLGVLSEEARSLVLAAALVTIVLNPLLFMGAEWVIARVSRYPALLDRLERQKAPRLIATDLWEAMPIGHVILVGYGRVGRTIGEAFQRVGIPFVAVESDRRVVDAMRTLGVTAVYGDATRPGILEHAHPRTARLLVVASPDPYHARRIIELVRAVNPDIDIVVRTHADVEQQLFEELGVSKALMGERELAFSMAYHSLRSAGCEDDRADDVIQMLRGGARMPTREFSSIMPPVART; encoded by the coding sequence ATGCACGCGGAAACCGGACTTCTGCTGACCCTGGCCGGCGCCTTCGGGGCCGCCTTCCTGCTCGGCTTTCTGGCCACCAAGGTCAAGTTGCCGCCGCTGGTGGGATATCTCGTGGCCGGCATTCTCATCGGGCCGCAGTCGCCCGGTTTCATTGCCGATGTGTCGCTCGCGCAGCAGCTGGCCGAGATCGGTGTGATTCTGCTGATGTTCGGTGTCGGTCTGCATTTTTCGCCGGGTGATCTCAAGAAGGTGCAGCGCATTGTGGTGCCGGGTGCCGTGCTGCAGATGGCCATGGCCCTTACGCTGGGCACCGGGCTCGCTCTCTGGTGGGGCTGGTCACCGAGTGCGTCCATTGTGTTTGGGCTTTGTCTCTTTGTCGCGTCCACGGTCGTGGTGCTGCGTGTACTTGAAGACCGTGGCATGCTTGATTCCATCGACGGACGCATTGCCGTGGGCTGGCTGATCGTCGAAGACCTCGGTGTGGTCTTTGCGCTGGTGCTGCTGCCCGCCGTGCTGGGCGCCATGAGCGGCGACGGTGCTGGTGGCAGCACCATGGACCTCGTGCAGGTCATCGGTCTCACCGTCGTGAAAGTGGTGGCCTTCATCGTGCTCATGGCCATGGTGGGGCGGCGCGCGGTGCCCTGGCTGCTCACACACGTGGCCCGCACGGGCTCGCGGGAGCTGTTCACGCTGGCCGTGCTTGCGGTGTCGCTGGGTGTGGCCATGGGCGCGGCGGCAGTGTTTGGCGTGTCGTTTGCGCTGGGTGCCTTTGTGGCCGGTGTCGTGATCAGCGAGAGCGACCTCTCGTACCGCGCCGGTGCCGACGCCCTGCCCATGCAGGATGCCTTTGCCGTGCTGTTCTTCGTGTCCACCGGTATGCTGCTCGATCCACAAATCCTCGTGGAGCAGCCGGGCAAGCTGGCGGCCACGGTGGGTGTCATCTACCTGGGCAACGCGCTCTGGTCGGCTGGGCTCATGATTCTGCTGCGTCATCCCTTTGGCGCGTCGCTGCGTCTGGGTGCGGCGCTTGGGCAGATCGGCGAGTTCTCCTTCATCATGGCCGGCCTTGGCGTGTCACTCGGCGTGCTGAGCGAGGAGGCACGCAGCTTGGTGCTGGCCGCGGCGCTGGTCACCATCGTGCTCAATCCGCTGCTGTTCATGGGCGCCGAGTGGGTGATTGCGCGGGTGTCGCGCTATCCGGCGTTGCTCGACCGACTGGAGCGGCAGAAGGCGCCGCGGCTCATTGCCACCGATCTCTGGGAAGCCATGCCCATCGGGCACGTGATTCTCGTGGGCTACGGCCGCGTGGGCCGCACTATCGGTGAGGCCTTCCAGCGTGTGGGTATTCCGTTTGTGGCGGTGGAAAGCGACCGCCGCGTGGTGGACGCCATGCGCACCCTGGGCGTAACGGCCGTGTACGGAGACGCGACGCGCCCCGGCATTCTCGAGCACGCCCACCCGCGCACGGCGCGGCTGCTGGTGGTGGCCTCACCCGACCCGTATCACGCGCGGCGCATCATTGAGTTGGTACGCGCCGTGAACCCCGACATCGACATCGTGGTGCGCACACACGCCGATGTGGAGCAGCAGCTCTTCGAAGAGCTGGGCGTGAGCAAGGCGCTCATGGGCGAGCGCGAGTTGGCCTTCAGCATGGCCTACCACAGCCTCCGCAGCGCGGGCTGCGAGGACGATCGCGCCGACGATGTCATTCAGATGCTGCGTGGCGGCGCGCGCATGCCGACACGCGAGTTCTCGAGCATCATGCCGCCGGTGGCGCGGACGTGA
- a CDS encoding DUF979 domain-containing protein codes for MITLESVYLLMGAMLSGVTVVSARDTSNPRRWRSTLFWALWALLFLAGSHLPHALSGVIMLAMVATASAGLGQGTRESSTAAARAESALRLRHRLFAPVLVVPVATYAGSVLLKGLMVNGAPLIPAAQVTQVALGLATVLGLLTALLVIRPTASAPVVEARRLLDSVGWAAVLPQALAALGAVFAAAGVGQAVSTLATTYLPLGSPLAAVTAYGVGMALFTMVMGNAFAAFPVMTAGIGLPLVVQQYGGDVVIVTAIGMLSGFCGTLMTPMAANYNIVPAALLELEDRHAVIKAQIPTALILLVANIALMALFAFRVPVPLMPGR; via the coding sequence ATGATCACGCTCGAGAGTGTGTATCTGCTCATGGGCGCCATGCTGAGCGGCGTGACGGTGGTGAGCGCACGCGACACCAGCAATCCGCGGCGCTGGCGCAGCACGCTGTTCTGGGCGCTCTGGGCGCTGCTGTTTCTGGCTGGCTCACATCTGCCGCATGCGCTGAGTGGCGTGATCATGCTGGCCATGGTGGCCACCGCGTCAGCGGGGCTTGGTCAGGGTACCCGCGAATCGTCCACCGCCGCGGCCCGCGCCGAGTCCGCGCTGCGCCTGCGCCATCGCCTGTTCGCGCCCGTGCTCGTCGTGCCCGTCGCCACCTACGCCGGCAGTGTGCTGCTCAAAGGGCTCATGGTGAATGGCGCCCCGCTCATTCCCGCCGCGCAGGTCACGCAGGTGGCCCTCGGCCTGGCCACGGTGCTCGGCCTGCTGACGGCGTTGCTCGTCATTCGTCCAACGGCCAGCGCGCCGGTAGTGGAGGCGCGTCGCCTGCTGGACAGCGTGGGTTGGGCGGCCGTCCTTCCACAGGCGCTCGCTGCGCTGGGCGCGGTGTTTGCTGCGGCCGGCGTGGGGCAGGCCGTGTCCACGCTGGCCACGACGTATCTGCCACTGGGCTCCCCGCTGGCTGCCGTGACCGCCTACGGCGTGGGCATGGCGCTCTTCACGATGGTCATGGGCAACGCCTTTGCCGCCTTCCCCGTCATGACCGCAGGCATCGGCCTGCCGCTGGTGGTGCAGCAGTATGGTGGCGACGTGGTGATCGTCACGGCCATCGGTATGCTGTCGGGTTTCTGCGGAACGCTCATGACCCCCATGGCGGCCAATTACAACATCGTGCCAGCCGCGTTGCTCGAGCTCGAAGACCGCCACGCCGTGATCAAGGCGCAGATCCCTACCGCGCTGATCCTGCTGGTCGCCAATATCGCGCTCATGGCCCTATTCGCCTTTCGCGTACCCGTTCCGCTGATGCCGGGCCGTTAG
- a CDS encoding DUF969 domain-containing protein: MLPLIGILIVVAGFALRLNALLVVTLAGLATGLASGQAFIEVITLFGKAFVESRYIAIVWLALPVIGLAERAGLREHAAAAIGQIRAATAGRVMLVYLALRQATSALGLVSLGGHAQMVRPLVAPMAEAAAEQQRDQQQSSSVPLSTNARDRIRAMAASADNVGMFFGEDVFVAIGSILLIRGFLEQNGIIVEPLDLARWAIPTALVAFAVHGARLLWFDRTLRDTSRADASGDTAERDA; the protein is encoded by the coding sequence ATGCTGCCCCTCATCGGAATCCTCATCGTCGTGGCCGGCTTTGCGCTCCGGCTGAACGCCCTGCTGGTGGTGACGCTGGCCGGTCTCGCCACGGGACTGGCCAGCGGTCAAGCGTTCATTGAGGTCATCACGCTCTTCGGCAAAGCCTTTGTCGAGAGTCGGTACATTGCCATCGTGTGGCTGGCGCTGCCGGTCATCGGGTTGGCTGAACGCGCGGGGCTGCGCGAGCATGCCGCTGCCGCCATCGGGCAGATTCGTGCGGCCACCGCCGGGCGTGTCATGCTCGTGTATCTCGCGCTGCGTCAGGCCACGTCGGCGCTGGGGCTGGTGTCGCTTGGCGGACACGCGCAGATGGTGCGGCCGCTGGTCGCGCCCATGGCCGAAGCGGCGGCGGAGCAGCAGCGCGATCAACAGCAATCGTCGTCCGTACCACTCAGCACCAACGCGCGCGATCGCATTCGCGCCATGGCGGCCAGCGCGGACAATGTCGGAATGTTCTTTGGCGAAGATGTTTTCGTGGCCATCGGCTCCATTCTGCTCATTCGCGGATTCCTCGAGCAGAATGGTATCATCGTGGAGCCACTCGATCTGGCGCGTTGGGCCATTCCCACAGCGCTCGTTGCCTTTGCCGTGCACGGTGCGCGTCTGCTGTGGTTCGACCGCACACTCCGCGACACATCGCGCGCCGATGCATCCGGTGACACAGCAGAGCGCGACGCATGA
- a CDS encoding MerR family transcriptional regulator, producing the protein MSELQPPFKVGALASATGLTVRTLHHYDEIGLLSPSARTPSGHRLYDAHDVQRLQQIQSLRAVGFPLEEIRHLLSSRQVSAQRVIALHLEQLEQRIAEQQALAVRLQRLARHLETAALAPVGDLCRIIEATLMMEQYFTPEQQDAIKARGAMLGEQAIRDVEAAWGEVIPAVREHMARGTPPTDPDLQALARRWKSLVEAFTGGDHAIAASVRRMYDEQHEVINAAHANTPDPAMFAFMATVFAEIGGGPG; encoded by the coding sequence ATGTCCGAACTACAGCCGCCATTCAAGGTGGGCGCGTTGGCGAGTGCCACCGGGCTCACGGTGCGTACGCTGCATCACTACGACGAGATCGGTCTGCTCTCGCCGTCAGCGCGCACGCCTTCCGGCCATCGGCTGTACGACGCACATGACGTCCAGCGTCTGCAACAGATCCAGTCGCTGCGCGCCGTGGGATTCCCTCTGGAGGAGATCCGGCATCTGCTGAGCAGTCGGCAGGTGTCCGCCCAGCGGGTCATCGCGCTGCATCTCGAACAGCTCGAACAGCGCATTGCCGAGCAGCAGGCGCTGGCGGTGCGTCTGCAGCGTCTGGCCCGTCATCTGGAGACCGCGGCGCTGGCACCGGTTGGTGACCTGTGCCGCATCATCGAGGCTACACTCATGATGGAGCAGTACTTCACCCCTGAACAGCAGGACGCCATCAAGGCGCGTGGTGCCATGCTCGGCGAGCAGGCCATTCGCGATGTCGAAGCCGCGTGGGGCGAGGTCATCCCGGCGGTACGGGAGCACATGGCCCGCGGCACGCCACCAACTGACCCCGACCTGCAGGCGCTGGCGCGGCGCTGGAAGTCCCTTGTGGAGGCATTCACCGGCGGTGATCACGCCATCGCGGCCAGCGTGCGACGCATGTACGACGAGCAGCACGAGGTCATCAACGCCGCACACGCCAACACCCCCGACCCGGCCATGTTCGCCTTCATGGCCACGGTGTTCGCCGAGATCGGCGGCGGCCCCGGGTGA